From the genome of Sporomusa sphaeroides DSM 2875:
GCGACAATAATTTCAATCATGCTTTCCTGCACCGTTTATCCCTCCCGGCCTACTTTCCATGCCAACTGGCCCAGTGTTTCTTTTTGGATGTCCAGCAGAATGTCAATCCCCTGACTGCCCACTGCAATCATTTCATTTAGCTGTGTTTGGCTAAAGGTTCCTTTTTCACCGGTTCCCTGCACTTCAACAAATTCACCGCTGCCGGTCATGACCAGATTCATGTCAACAACAGCCATGGAGTCTTCACTATAACATAAATCAAGATAAACTCCCTCAGGCATGACGCCGACACTCACGGCCGCCAAAAAGTCCTTGACCGGAAAGGGCTTCTGACTATCGCCCCAAATGCGGCTTACCGCATCAACCAGAGCTACAAACGAACCGGTAATGGCGGCTGTCCGGGTTCCGCCGTCAGCCTGCACCACATCACAGTCCAGCCAGATGGTCTTTTCCCCTAAGGCTTTAAGGTCAATAACACTGCGCAACGCCCGGCCAATCAACCGCTGAATTTCGTGAGTGCGGCCGCTTTGCTTGCCTCTGGCAGCTTCCCGGACATTGCGGCTCTGGGTGGAACGCGGCAACAGGGAATATTCGGCACTCACCCAGCCTTCGCCTGACCCTTTCAAAAATGGCGGAACCTTTTCTTCAATAGTAGCCGCACAAATCACCTTGGTGTCGCCAAACTCAATAAGCACCGATCCTTCGGCATATTTTAAATAATTGCGGGTAATTTTTATTTTTCTGAGTTCGCTGTTTGTGCGTCCGTCTGCTCTGGCCATGAAAAGCCCTCCTAAAAAATATTAAAATATCGAAGATTGGATTACAGTTGTTTAGTACCTTGCGTCACCTAACTATTTGGATTATATAGCAGTCTTTTTCCACCCTGCGTCGTTGTCGTCGCCTTACATATGTCCGATATGCGCGGCTCCTCCGCCTAGCAGGGCGAAAAAATCCTTACTATCTACTCTCAAATGTTAAGTGCCGCAAGGTACTAGTATATCCTCCTGCTTATCCTGGATAAAGCAGCAGTCATGCCGCCCCGCTTGCCGCGCCTTATGTACCGCATCACGCGCCTGTGCACGGCAGGCCGGGCAGCTGTTGCGGGGGATAATGGCGGCAAATGCTGATTTCATCCCGAACGGGTAGCCCTGTGCCTGGGTGTCAATGAGCTGATAGCCATGACACCGGGGGCAAAGCCGCACCGTTTCCGTTTGCCGTTCCTGAATACCGCTGTCATCATAATAGATGTTCCGGCGTTGCTGCCACCAGCCTCCGGCCTTGGCGACGGCTTCGCGGCGCAACCTGTCCCGCCCCTGCCAAATGTCCTGCCACTCGGCTACCAGTTTGGCAATATAGTTGGTGGTTGCCACCGACTGGCGCGGGCACCGGGCATTATCCGGTTCAATTACCCGGCTATAGTCCAGACCTGCCATCGCCAAAATGATGCCGGTATTAACATAAGGCAGCGCGTCTTCAATCGAATAGCCGCCTTCCAGCACCGCAATATCGGCCTTCAGCTTTTCCGCCAGGCGGGCATACCCCTGGGCTGTCACCGCCATATTGGCGAGTGGATCACTATAATGATTATCCTGCCCGGCTGAGTTAATAATCATGTCCGGCCTGAAATCCTCCAGCATCGGCAGCACCAGCCGGTCAAGCACCTCATGCAGCCCCGCGTCGGTGGTGCCTGGCGGCAGCGGAATATTAACCGTAGAGCAGAAGGCTCCCGGACTGCCCAGCTCACTCATGGCGCCGGTTCCCGGATACAGGGTGCGTCCATCCTGGTGAAAGG
Proteins encoded in this window:
- the rph gene encoding ribonuclease PH, translating into MARADGRTNSELRKIKITRNYLKYAEGSVLIEFGDTKVICAATIEEKVPPFLKGSGEGWVSAEYSLLPRSTQSRNVREAARGKQSGRTHEIQRLIGRALRSVIDLKALGEKTIWLDCDVVQADGGTRTAAITGSFVALVDAVSRIWGDSQKPFPVKDFLAAVSVGVMPEGVYLDLCYSEDSMAVVDMNLVMTGSGEFVEVQGTGEKGTFSQTQLNEMIAVGSQGIDILLDIQKETLGQLAWKVGREG
- a CDS encoding histone deacetylase family protein is translated as MKAASLGLVFFPAFDWAITPTHPEREERLLYTRDQIVEEGLLDLPAIKEYRPQLAGLADIERVHIGVPNIESLITDAHLLSAGGAIAAAQAVMRREVTNAFALVRPPGHHAMRVVHGTRGFCTINIEAVMVEYLRRHYGVQRIAIVDTDVHHGDGTQDIFYHDPDTLFISFHQDGRTLYPGTGAMSELGSPGAFCSTVNIPLPPGTTDAGLHEVLDRLVLPMLEDFRPDMIINSAGQDNHYSDPLANMAVTAQGYARLAEKLKADIAVLEGGYSIEDALPYVNTGIILAMAGLDYSRVIEPDNARCPRQSVATTNYIAKLVAEWQDIWQGRDRLRREAVAKAGGWWQQRRNIYYDDSGIQERQTETVRLCPRCHGYQLIDTQAQGYPFGMKSAFAAIIPRNSCPACRAQARDAVHKARQAGRHDCCFIQDKQEDILVPCGT